In the bacterium genome, one interval contains:
- a CDS encoding sugar transferase → MRFKYILWDFLASAGTWVLFFAYRKKFIESPKFGYNIPFEINDDTLYRGLLIIPLYWIVMYTITGNYREVIIRSRLRDIVYAFNTSFLGVLILFFFLLLDDYVKEYTDYYKTFLVLFGLQFFLTTIPRYILTTQTKRKIQNRIIGFNTLVIGSNRRALDLYNELEGRKKSEGFIFKGFVKTEKDGEDMLGGHLAQLGGVSDIKRIISEQAIAEVIIAIETSEHHLLENIMNELEGERVNIKIIPDMYDIISGTVRVNHILGPPLIEIKTEIMPAWQQVVKRVIDVVFSLVVMILGFPVFFTIGVMVKLSSKGPVFYMQERIGWHGKPFRIIKFRSMRVDAEQNGPQLAKENDERVTRTGLFLRKTRLDELPQFFNVLVGDMSLVGPRPERQYFIDKIVQIAPQYRHLHKVRPGITSWGQVKYGYAENVEQMVERLKFDLLYIENISLAVDLKILIYTVLIMVQGRGK, encoded by the coding sequence TTGCGCTTTAAGTATATACTTTGGGACTTTTTGGCTTCGGCCGGAACGTGGGTATTGTTTTTTGCCTACCGAAAAAAATTCATCGAATCGCCAAAATTCGGATATAATATTCCGTTTGAGATAAACGACGACACCCTATATCGCGGTCTATTGATTATACCACTGTATTGGATAGTGATGTACACCATCACCGGAAACTACAGAGAAGTAATTATCCGCTCGCGTTTACGGGATATAGTATATGCGTTTAACACCAGCTTTTTAGGTGTTTTGATACTGTTTTTCTTTTTGCTGCTGGACGATTACGTAAAAGAATATACTGATTACTATAAAACCTTTTTAGTATTGTTTGGCTTGCAGTTTTTTTTAACCACTATACCGCGGTACATACTTACCACGCAAACCAAGCGTAAAATACAAAACCGTATTATTGGTTTTAATACCCTTGTGATTGGCAGCAACCGCCGTGCCCTTGATTTGTATAACGAATTGGAAGGCCGCAAAAAATCGGAAGGATTTATTTTTAAAGGGTTTGTAAAGACTGAAAAGGACGGCGAGGATATGCTGGGCGGTCATTTAGCACAGTTGGGCGGTGTAAGCGATATCAAACGCATTATCAGCGAGCAAGCCATAGCCGAAGTAATTATAGCCATTGAAACATCAGAACACCATTTGCTTGAAAATATAATGAACGAGTTGGAAGGCGAGCGGGTGAATATTAAAATAATTCCTGATATGTACGATATCATATCAGGAACGGTGCGGGTAAACCACATTCTTGGCCCGCCGCTTATCGAAATAAAAACCGAAATAATGCCTGCATGGCAGCAGGTAGTGAAACGGGTGATTGACGTAGTATTTTCGTTAGTGGTAATGATATTGGGTTTTCCCGTGTTTTTTACCATCGGCGTTATGGTAAAACTATCGTCAAAAGGGCCTGTGTTTTATATGCAAGAGCGCATAGGCTGGCACGGTAAACCGTTTAGGATAATTAAATTCAGAAGTATGCGGGTTGATGCTGAACAAAACGGCCCGCAGCTTGCCAAAGAAAACGATGAACGCGTTACCCGTACGGGGTTGTTTTTACGCAAAACCCGCTTGGATGAATTGCCCCAGTTTTTCAACGTATTAGTGGGTGATATGAGTTTGGTAGGGCCGCGTCCCGAGCGTCAGTATTTTATAGATAAGATTGTGCAAATAGCCCCTCAATACCGCCACCTACACAAAGTGCGTCCCGGTATTACCAGTTGGGGACAGGTGAAATACGGCTATGCCGAGAACGTGGAGCAAATGGTTGAACGTCTTAAATTTGACCTGCTATACATCGAAAACATCAGTCTTGCCGTTGACTTAAAAATCCTTATTTACACTGTGCTTATCATGGTGCAGGGTAGGGGGAAATAA